GAAATTCTTCATGCAAAACACATTAGATACCAAACATTCATGAAACTAGAGTAGAAATGGAAAACACAGTATAAATCCAAAGGATAAATTTAAACACCAAACCTcccaaaaatatattgaaaagacAGTATAAATCTTCaatatatttctttatttaaaaaaaaaattatctgatgtattcttctaaaattaaaaaatatttttttaactatgtataaaaatattaatttttattggtGAATTGcataaaatagtttataatacTATTTAGAGTTAAATATAGTGAACCAAAGATGCATTTacttaaaatatcattttaacatttttaatcaacttgaaaaaaaaagctaaggaaataaaataatcaaaagtttaatgtaaaaaaaaaactgaaaagatTGGTTCGGTTTTCAGTTTTGAATCGAACCAAACCGCCAAACTCAAAAGACAGTTTGGTTTTGTTGTTCGGTTACATTTTCCCTTTTGGTCCCCGTGCTCCTCCTTCCGACACAATATCTAAAGAGAAAGGAATCAGAATCAAAGCAATTCGATCAAAAGTCTTTAACATTCACGCCCAAATCAGCgagcaagagaaaaaaaaatggaaggaTGGGATCCGAGCACCAAATCGACCCTAACGCGAATCCCTCTCCTGACGACAAAGGCGGGGCCAAGAGACGGCGATGCATGGAAGCAGAGGCTTAAAGAAGAGTACAAATCTCTCATCGCATACACACAGATGAACAAGTCCAACGACAACGACTGGTTCCGCATCTCCGCGTCCAATCCCGAAGGTACCCGTTGGACTGGCAAGTGTTGGTACGTTCACAACCTCCTCAAGTACGAGTTCGATCTCCAATTCGATATCCCTGTTACCTACCCCGCCACTGCTCCCGAGCTTGAGTTGCCTGAGATTGACGGCAAAACTCAAAAGGTTTGTGCTTTGTTTTTTGGTTGAGATCGGTGATGGTTTGCTTAATTGTGTTAAAGtgtctttcttttttgtttttatgtagaTGTATCGAGGTGGGAAGATTTGTCTGACTGTGCATTTCAAGCCGCTCTGGGCTAAAAACTGGTAACTTTATTATGCTTATAGACATTGTTAGAGAAGCATGCAGTGTTTTAGATCAGTTTAGTCTGGTGTTAACATTGATTATGTACAAGGATTATCAAAGTGGTCGCGGTCGTGAGATGTTATTTAGATCGGTTTGTTGTCTATATTGATTCAGTTAGGCTGGTACACTCTAGTGTTAAGCTGTTTGTGCAGGTCTCAAATGAGATTTAGTGGACATCTAAATATCTAATCAACATCATTTTGTGTGTGTTCTCGTTTTTATCTTGTTGGAAACAAACTTGGGTTTATAGAATCCATTTCTATCACGAATACGATGAGCACGTTACTCTTTTTCTTGGCGTTGATGAatggctttttttttgtttatgcagTCCTAGGTTTGGAATAGCACATGCACTTTGTTTGGGGCTAGCTCCATGGCTTGCTGCAGAGATTCCAATTCTTGTGGACTCGGGTATGATTAAGCACAAAGATGACGCAGCCTCATCTGCCGAATCTTAGTCTGTTTAATCTGTCTTATCAAACTCAGAATTGAGGTGTTTATCATTAATAGCTGTATTCAGAAATTATTGAGGTGGATGCGTCTACCCTTTAAAACTTTTACATGAAACCCAATAAAGATTTAAGCTCttgcaatgttttttttttcttgaaatacTTATTACAACTTGAGAATGTATGATGTTCTTTCTTACTTTGGAACTGGTTCGTTTAAGGTGTGAATATTTTATTACGAATCTTTGTATGGGAGTTGCTTCCTTGTTTCTTCTTGGTGGGAGGAAAAATCCAACACTGCAAAACTGAGGTCTGTTTAAGGGTTGTTCGAATCATAGACTGGTTTTGCAGGTACTATGCTAACTTGAAACCAGCTAGTTGATCATGGAAGATagcgtatatatatattcattttatcATCGTTTCACCAACATCTAGGACCCATGGATCTAGAGCACAGAGATGAAACAGAGATCTATTGTCAGCGAGGTTGCCTCATATCTCATCATAAACACTAAGTGTGAGACAATTAAAAATAGAGGCAAAAGCATTTTGTAGCTTGGTACAGGTAGAACGTGGATTCTGCTAGTTCAGGACGCAGTAAATAGTACCTTTCAGTAGGATGCATCATTTGATGATCCAGTAGATACCTGAACAAACAAAGCGTCCTTTAGCTCAAACAGCAGACTTGAAATGACTGAACTCAAGATCCAAGTAGGAAGCCAACAGATAAAAGACAACTGATTGCATACATCTCAGGTAAATCTGCAGCTGCGACATCCCCAACAAGAACCTAGTAGTAAGAAGTTGAATGACAACCAGAATATCCTTTATCATCTGttc
The sequence above is drawn from the Brassica napus cultivar Da-Ae chromosome A8, Da-Ae, whole genome shotgun sequence genome and encodes:
- the LOC106367906 gene encoding ubiquitin-fold modifier-conjugating enzyme 1, whose protein sequence is MEGWDPSTKSTLTRIPLLTTKAGPRDGDAWKQRLKEEYKSLIAYTQMNKSNDNDWFRISASNPEGTRWTGKCWYVHNLLKYEFDLQFDIPVTYPATAPELELPEIDGKTQKMYRGGKICLTVHFKPLWAKNCPRFGIAHALCLGLAPWLAAEIPILVDSGMIKHKDDAASSAES